Proteins from a genomic interval of Rosa chinensis cultivar Old Blush chromosome 2, RchiOBHm-V2, whole genome shotgun sequence:
- the LOC112190986 gene encoding probable O-methyltransferase 3 — protein MERLNSFKHLNQKWSNGEHSNELLHAQAHIWNHIFSFINSMSLKSAIQLGIPDIINKHGPMTLSELTSALPIHPTKSHSVYRLMRILVHSGFFAKKKLSKTDEEGYTLTDASQLLLKDHPLSLTPFLTAMLDPVLTTPWNYLSTWFQNEDPTPFDTAHGMTFWDYGNHQPSIAHLFNDAMASDARLVTSVIIDDCKGVFEGLESLVDVGGGTGTVAKAIADAFPHIECTVLDLPHVVADLQGSKNLKYTGGDMFEAVPPADTVLLKWILHDWNDEECIKILKRSRVAITSKDKKGKVIIIDMMMENQKGDEESIETQLFFDMLMMALVRGQERNEKEWAKLFTDAGFSDYKITPILGLRSLIEVYP, from the exons ATGGAAAGGCTAAACAGCTTTAAACACCTTAACCAAAAATGGTCAAATGGAGAGCATTCCAACGAGCTACTTCATGCTCAAGCCCACATCTGGAACCACATCTTCAGCTTCATAAACTCCATGTCCCTCAAATCTGCAATTCAACTAGGTATACCAGATATCATCAACAAACATGGCCCCATGACTCTTTCTGAGCTCACATCTGCACTACCAATCCATCCAACCAAATCCCACAGCGTCTACCGCCTCATGCGAATATTGGTGCACTCTGGCTTCTTTGCTAAGAAAAAGCTGAGTAAAACTGATGAGGAAGGTTATACCCTTACTGATGCTTCCCAGCTCCTTCTGAAGGATCATCCCTTAAGCCTAACGCCCTTCTTAACCGCCATGCTCGACCCTGTTTTGACCACACCATGGAATTACTTGAGCACTTGGTTCCAAAACGAGGACCCTACGCCATTTGACACAGCACATGGGATGACATTTTGGGATTACGGGAACCATCAGCCAAGTATTGCCCATTTGTTCAATGATGCCATGGCTAGCGATGCTCGGTTGGTCACCAGCGTGATCATCGATGATTGCAAAGGAGTGTTTGAGGGATTAGAGTCATTGGTCGATGTTGGAGGTGGTACAGGAACTGTGGCAAAGGCTATTGCTGATGCATTCCCACATATTGAATGCACTGTACTTGATCTCCCACATGTGGTGGCTGACCTGCAAGGAAGTAAGAACTTGAAATATACTGGAGGTGACATGTTTGAGGCAGTTCCTCCTGCCGATACAGTTTTACTCAAG TGGATATTGCATGACTGGAACGATGAAGAATGTATCAAAATACTTAAGCGATCTAGAGTGGCAATTACAAGCAAGGACAAGAAAGGCAAGGTGATTATCATAGATATGATGATGGAGAACCAGAAGGGGGATGAGGAATCAATTGAAACGCAGCTGTTCTTCGACATGCTGATGATGGCCCTCGTCAGAGGACAAGAAAGGAATGAGAAAGAATGGGCTAAGCTCTTCACTGATGCTGGTTTCAGTGACTATAAGATAACTCCCATTTTGGGTTTAAGGTCTCTCATTGAGGTTTATCCTTGA